A single window of Streptomyces sp. NBC_00464 DNA harbors:
- a CDS encoding DUF4267 domain-containing protein, with translation MTLAAYTLATMLNLLVLFIGFRFLFRPGPAAAGYGVPARADVNPAYLTIKGLRDGTFGIMGLALLAFEGAHAGGWFMLVVALCPLGDTVIVLRNGGNKAVAYGIHLATAVAVLISAALLFAA, from the coding sequence ATGACCCTCGCTGCCTACACCTTGGCAACCATGCTCAACCTGCTCGTCCTGTTCATCGGGTTCCGGTTCCTGTTCCGGCCCGGTCCGGCCGCCGCAGGCTACGGGGTGCCCGCCAGGGCCGACGTCAATCCGGCCTACCTCACCATCAAGGGGCTGCGGGACGGGACGTTCGGCATCATGGGGCTGGCCCTTTTGGCGTTCGAAGGCGCCCATGCCGGGGGCTGGTTCATGCTGGTCGTGGCACTGTGCCCGCTCGGGGACACCGTGATCGTGCTGCGGAACGGAGGAAACAAGGCCGTCGCGTACGGGATCCACCTCGCCACCGCCGTCGCCGTCCTCATCAGCGCGGCCCTGCTGTTCGCCGCCTGA
- a CDS encoding S8 family serine peptidase — MHLSRSPRRRRAVWAAASLSAAAAMLAGPVPALADSAPSSPASGKIDAGLASAVRGGADARFFVVLKDQADLTAAKRKTTHAQAAQAAYKALRDTADKGQRSLTTFLDKEKVGHQDYWIANTVQVTGDQALVDELAKRSDVARIVKARTYKLDDIETSDSKVTASRTRAAGTESSATGDDTPEWGVKDIKADQVWSQYDNRGEGIVIANVDSGVQYDHPDLVQQYRGNNGDGSFTHDYNFYDPTGVCGSAGAPCDNAGHGTHTMGTMVGKNGIGVAPDAKWIAAKGCESDKCTDDYLLKAGQWILAPTDHNGQNPRPDLAPNIVNNSWGGDDNTFYKEIVEAWNSAGIFEAFAAGNDGDGVTCSTTHPPGAQVASYGVGAYDSAGKIAKFSGFGPSPIDGLAKPNISAPGVDVTATWPGSSYNTISGTSMATPHVAGAVALLWSAAPSLIGDIEGTRALLNEGARDVEDTHCGGTAGMNNVWGEGKLDIFASVEKAPHTAVTVSGKITDKASGTPLSGVTVKATNDSTNRSVTTGTDGSYRLSLLPGTYSFSAGSYGYVTGTASGVELTMGQPLTQDLALTAVPAHKVTGTVLDVTGRPLAKATVSVTGTPIAAVTTDSQGLFTLPKVAEGAYTLSVAPAAPVVCNGVYNGALKVDGDETADVKLPNRTDAAGTYSCAPVASSWVKGSKSIALTGDEDATKISLPFPVRHYGVSYTSASVTTNGLVNFLQPRLGDYANIALPAPAQPNGVVAAFWDDLTLDQKSSVQTAVTGKTGSRQFAIVWNNAAFASDTSVRVSFEAVFDEATGAVTLQYKGIGSAASQRGGSATTGIENQAGTDGLGSSFNETVLSDATALRFSPKDI; from the coding sequence ATGCACCTGTCCCGATCGCCCAGGCGTAGACGTGCCGTGTGGGCGGCGGCCTCGCTCAGCGCGGCTGCCGCGATGCTGGCCGGCCCCGTACCCGCTCTTGCCGACTCCGCACCGTCGAGTCCGGCGTCGGGCAAGATCGATGCCGGGCTGGCGTCCGCCGTGCGCGGCGGCGCGGACGCCCGCTTCTTCGTCGTTCTGAAGGACCAGGCCGACCTCACGGCCGCCAAGCGCAAGACGACCCATGCCCAGGCGGCCCAGGCGGCCTACAAGGCGCTGCGTGACACCGCGGACAAGGGCCAGCGCTCGCTCACCACCTTCCTCGACAAGGAGAAGGTCGGGCACCAGGACTACTGGATCGCCAACACGGTCCAGGTGACCGGTGACCAGGCGCTGGTGGACGAGCTGGCGAAGCGTTCCGACGTGGCCAGGATCGTCAAGGCGCGGACGTACAAGCTCGACGACATCGAGACGTCCGACAGCAAGGTCACCGCCTCGCGCACTCGGGCCGCCGGGACCGAATCCTCCGCCACGGGCGACGACACCCCGGAGTGGGGTGTCAAGGACATCAAGGCCGACCAGGTCTGGTCGCAGTACGACAACCGCGGCGAGGGCATCGTCATCGCCAACGTCGACTCGGGTGTGCAGTACGACCACCCGGACCTGGTGCAGCAGTACCGGGGCAACAACGGCGACGGCTCGTTCACGCACGACTACAACTTCTACGACCCGACCGGGGTCTGCGGCAGCGCCGGTGCACCGTGCGACAACGCCGGCCACGGCACCCACACGATGGGCACGATGGTCGGCAAGAACGGCATCGGTGTCGCCCCGGACGCGAAGTGGATCGCGGCCAAGGGCTGCGAGTCCGACAAGTGCACGGACGACTACCTCCTCAAGGCCGGTCAGTGGATCCTCGCCCCGACCGACCACAACGGGCAGAACCCGCGCCCGGACCTGGCCCCGAACATCGTCAACAACTCGTGGGGCGGCGACGACAACACCTTCTACAAGGAGATCGTCGAGGCCTGGAACTCCGCGGGCATCTTCGAGGCGTTCGCGGCCGGTAACGACGGTGACGGCGTCACCTGCTCCACCACGCACCCGCCGGGCGCGCAGGTCGCCTCCTACGGGGTGGGCGCGTACGACTCCGCCGGCAAGATCGCCAAGTTCTCCGGCTTCGGCCCCTCCCCGATCGACGGCCTCGCGAAGCCGAACATCTCGGCACCGGGCGTCGACGTCACGGCCACCTGGCCCGGTTCGTCGTACAACACCATCAGCGGTACGTCGATGGCGACGCCGCACGTCGCGGGCGCGGTCGCGCTGCTGTGGTCGGCGGCCCCCTCGCTCATCGGTGACATCGAGGGCACCCGCGCACTCCTGAACGAGGGCGCGCGCGACGTCGAGGACACGCACTGCGGCGGCACCGCCGGCATGAACAACGTGTGGGGCGAGGGCAAGCTCGACATCTTCGCCTCCGTGGAGAAGGCCCCGCACACCGCGGTGACGGTCTCCGGAAAGATCACGGACAAGGCGAGCGGCACCCCGCTGTCGGGCGTCACCGTCAAGGCCACGAACGACTCCACGAACCGCTCGGTGACCACCGGGACCGACGGCTCCTACCGGCTGTCGCTGCTCCCGGGCACCTACAGCTTCTCGGCCGGCTCCTACGGCTACGTGACCGGCACGGCCTCGGGCGTCGAACTGACCATGGGACAGCCCCTGACGCAGGACCTCGCGCTCACCGCCGTGCCCGCGCACAAGGTGACCGGCACCGTCCTCGACGTCACCGGCCGACCGCTCGCGAAGGCCACCGTCTCCGTGACCGGCACCCCGATCGCGGCGGTCACCACGGACAGCCAGGGCCTGTTCACCCTGCCGAAGGTCGCCGAGGGCGCCTACACGCTGTCCGTCGCCCCGGCCGCCCCGGTCGTGTGCAACGGCGTCTACAACGGCGCGCTGAAGGTCGACGGCGACGAGACGGCCGACGTGAAGCTGCCCAACCGTACGGACGCGGCCGGTACCTACTCCTGCGCCCCGGTCGCCTCCTCCTGGGTCAAGGGCTCGAAGAGCATCGCCCTGACTGGTGACGAGGACGCCACGAAGATCAGCCTGCCGTTCCCGGTGCGCCACTACGGCGTGAGTTACACCAGCGCCTCTGTCACCACCAACGGCCTGGTCAACTTCCTCCAGCCGCGCCTGGGCGACTACGCCAACATCGCGCTGCCTGCGCCCGCCCAGCCCAACGGCGTGGTCGCCGCCTTCTGGGACGACCTCACCCTGGACCAGAAGTCGAGCGTCCAGACCGCCGTCACCGGAAAGACCGGCTCCCGTCAGTTCGCCATCGTGTGGAACAACGCCGCCTTCGCCTCCGACACCTCGGTGCGCGTCTCCTTCGAGGCCGTCTTCGACGAGGCCACCGGCGCCGTCACCCTCCAGTACAAGGGCATCGGCAGCGCCGCGTCGCAGCGCGGCGGTTCGGCCACCACCGGTATCGAGAACCAGGCCGGCACCGACGGTCTCGGCAGCTCGTTCAACGAGACCGTCCTGAGCGACGCCACCGCCCTCCGCTTCTCCCCGAAGGACATCTGA